In Lysobacter luteus, a single window of DNA contains:
- a CDS encoding transglycosylase SLT domain-containing protein → MPMPVRLFRRSASLLLVLLAAVSMDASAQSRRDRAATEALEQRMQAAEGRYREAMVAIGNHDPEGPAHADAALEDMEDVVAACVAQRGCSVTTMLTTYERLLKLNADVEAGGGLENDDGPDTDSHHAAAVARDVPEAARAAALLGGDEHDFDRMVQFNPAVQEGIRRWLTDMRDDFLTSHQNYQYLRRQMWPQYERAGLPEALLFGILAKESNGRVHSTSRAGASGPMQFMYATGRRFGLGEDSTGFDTRYDPYAASAASVAYLNERMGELNRNIELALAAYNGGEGRARRVHRANPGKSFWHADVYHEFPPETRDYVPMVIAAAWLFLHPREYGLTLPEFDVRPAKLQLQQPASIYQLTICLGNRGVRDGYMRALRNLNPRYRADDMLPAGAVLDATTEIASLYRRHCLNGSRAQLARELVASDPARAIVRGGPASAMPVSAVATVPTEPAAPATYRVQGGETLSSIARKFECRPAELAHANGVRGPRYTIRPGQELVLQGCSGGN, encoded by the coding sequence ATGCCCATGCCCGTCCGGTTGTTCCGACGCTCCGCGTCGCTGTTGCTCGTGTTGCTCGCCGCCGTATCGATGGACGCCAGCGCGCAATCGCGTCGTGACCGGGCCGCGACCGAGGCCCTGGAGCAGAGGATGCAGGCGGCCGAGGGACGCTACCGCGAGGCGATGGTCGCCATCGGCAACCACGACCCCGAAGGTCCCGCCCACGCCGACGCCGCGCTGGAGGACATGGAGGACGTGGTCGCGGCCTGCGTTGCGCAGCGGGGATGCTCGGTCACGACGATGCTGACGACCTACGAGCGCCTGCTCAAGCTCAACGCCGACGTCGAGGCCGGTGGTGGCCTGGAGAACGACGACGGGCCGGACACGGACTCCCACCACGCCGCGGCGGTCGCGCGTGACGTGCCCGAGGCGGCGCGCGCGGCGGCGTTGCTCGGTGGCGACGAGCACGACTTCGACCGGATGGTCCAGTTCAACCCGGCGGTGCAGGAAGGCATCCGCCGCTGGTTGACCGACATGCGCGACGACTTCCTCACCAGCCACCAGAACTACCAGTACCTGCGCCGCCAGATGTGGCCGCAGTACGAGCGCGCGGGGCTGCCGGAGGCGCTGCTGTTCGGGATCCTGGCCAAGGAGTCCAACGGCCGCGTCCACTCGACCTCGCGTGCCGGCGCGTCGGGGCCGATGCAGTTCATGTACGCCACCGGCCGGCGCTTCGGCCTGGGCGAGGACAGTACCGGTTTCGACACCCGCTACGACCCGTACGCAGCCTCGGCGGCCAGCGTGGCTTACCTCAACGAGCGGATGGGCGAGCTCAACCGCAACATCGAACTGGCGCTGGCGGCGTACAACGGTGGCGAGGGCCGCGCCCGCCGCGTGCACCGTGCCAATCCCGGCAAGAGCTTCTGGCACGCCGACGTGTACCACGAGTTCCCGCCGGAGACCCGCGACTACGTGCCGATGGTGATCGCCGCGGCGTGGCTGTTCCTGCACCCTCGCGAATACGGCCTTACGCTGCCCGAGTTCGATGTGCGACCGGCGAAGCTGCAACTGCAGCAGCCGGCGTCGATCTACCAGTTGACGATCTGCCTGGGCAACCGCGGCGTGCGCGACGGTTACATGCGGGCGCTGCGCAACCTCAACCCGCGCTACCGAGCGGACGACATGCTGCCGGCGGGCGCCGTGCTGGACGCGACGACCGAGATCGCCAGCCTGTACCGGCGGCACTGCCTGAACGGGTCGCGCGCGCAGCTGGCACGCGAGCTGGTGGCCAGCGACCCGGCCCGCGCGATCGTCCGGGGCGGTCCCGCTTCGGCGATGCCGGTGTCGGCCGTGGCAACCGTGCCCACCGAACCCGCGGCGCCGGCCACCTACCGCGTGCAGGGCGGCGAGACCCTCAGCTCCATCGCCCGCAAGTTCGAATGCCGGCCGGCCGAACTCGCCCATGCCAACGGCGTCAGGGGGCCGCGCTACACCATCCGCCCCGGCCAGGAGCTGGTGCTGCAGGGATGCAGCGGCGGCAACTGA